A genomic window from Lineus longissimus chromosome 17, tnLinLong1.2, whole genome shotgun sequence includes:
- the LOC135501473 gene encoding uncharacterized protein LOC135501473, with protein MEIAAVYRRETSQIIQNGNFHVIINMDETFVNFDMVPKTTMATTGSHSIDIRSSRGNGKIGCTVTLAVSSDGRKLPAEVNFRAWMLKAKLLQNCEPMLPRTCELQVLRMAGQDISH; from the exons atggaaatagcggccgtctatcgtagggaaacgtctcaaataatccaaaatggaaatttccatgtgatcatcaacatggatgaaacatttgtcaactttgacatggtgccgaaaaccacaatggctacaacaggatcacattcgatcgacatcagatcctcaagagggaacgggaagattggatgcacggtaaccttggccgtctccagcgatggacgaaaactaccagctgaggtcaactttagggcttggatgctgaaggcgaagttattgcagaactgcgagcccatgctccccagaacgtgcga gttacaggtactccgaatggctgggcaagacatcagtcattga